One genomic region from Anopheles bellator chromosome 2, idAnoBellAS_SP24_06.2, whole genome shotgun sequence encodes:
- the LOC131209342 gene encoding keratin, type I cytoskeletal 9-like, with protein MQVQLVRNVLLLSVGALLTVQGYPADLAHHGGAGGSSSTSSGSSAGSSSFGAGFPALPQFAPFGPGLQSHQPLVAGGGLHSPGWSPDVFGKAGGHPVFPVHGGGGSSSSSSSFSSSFSSAHDGHSTSGSNAQSQSMSHGAGHGSGGAGSSSGSSAGSQSTSHGAHGHGGHGHGETGSASGAQSSSQTLQQHGHDHHHAGTGSGANAQSHSVGQQEHGHHGLGGGSAAGAGAQSQSHQGHHHGGHQEQTGSSAGAQSHSQQAAHGHGHGGVGSAAGAQSQSQSSQHGHGQHHGVHQGGQPSGHHSTGHHTGDGYGVRVSTNESEDGAVKKTESEAWVWKD; from the coding sequence ATGCAAGTGCAGCTCGTGCGAAATGTTTTGCTTCTCTCCGTCGGTGCGTTGCTGACGGTGCAAGGTTATCCGGCCGATCTGGCCCATCACGGTGGCGCAGGaggtagcagcagcactagcagtggcagcagtgcAGGAAGTTCCTCCTTTGGGGCCGGCTTCCCAGCGCTGCCCCAGTTTGCGCCGTTTGGTCCGGGACTCCAGTCACACCAGCCTCTGGTTGCCGGCGGAGGACTCCACAGCCCCGGCTGGAGTCCGGACGTGTTCGGTAAGGCCGGTGGTCATCCAGTGTTCCCGGTGCATGGTGGAGGgggcagctccagcagcagctcgtcctTCTCGAGCTCGTTCTCGTCCGCGCACGACGGTCACTCCACCAGCGGATCCAATGCTCAGTCCCAGTCGATGAGCCACGGTGCAGGCCACGGCAGTGGTGGCGCTGGAAGTAGCTCCGGTAGCAGCGCAGGATCGCAATCTACCTCCCACGGTGCGCACGGACACGGTGGGCACGGGCACGGTGAAACCGGAAGTGCCTCCGGAGCGCAGTCGAGCAGCCAAACCCTACAGCAACACggccacgatcaccaccacgcTGGTACGGGTAGTGGGGCCAATGCGCAGTCCCACTCGGTGGGGCAACAGGAGCACGGACACCACGGACTGGGCGGTGGTAGTgcagcgggagcgggagcaCAATCGCAATCGCACCAAGGTCATCATCATGGTGGCCATCAGGAGCAGACAGGCAGTTCGGCCGGAGCGCAATCACACTCGCAACAGGCCGCTCACGGGCATGGTCATGGTGGGGTGGGCAGCGCGGCTGGCGCACAGTCCCAATCGCAGTCGAGCCAACATGGCCACGGACAGCATCACGGAGTGCACCAGGGTGGCCAGCCGTCGGGACATCACTCGACCGGACACCACACCGGGGACGGCTACGGAGTCCGAGTCAGCACCAACGAATCAGAGGATGGTGCCGTGAAGAAGACCGAAAGCGAAGCCTGGGTGTGGAAGGATTAA
- the LOC131210439 gene encoding uncharacterized protein LOC131210439, with amino-acid sequence MKSFVVFLAAIMATTSALPYQLILFDETDLPIRVVRSAYGGGGGGGDFGGLSGSAANAAAQSFNQGGGFGGFGGGGHGGGFGGLSGSAASAGSQSFTQGGGGGHGGGGFGGLSGSAANAASQSFSQGGGESRVTRQLHGGGFGASGSAANAGAQSFNQGGGFGHGGFPGHGGGFGGFSGSAASAGSQSFTQGGGHGGFGGSGSAASAGSQSFTQGAGGFPGGFGGGLSGSAANAGAQSFGG; translated from the exons ATGAAGTCGTTCGTCGTCTTCTTGGCCGCCATAATGGCCACCACTTCGGCGTTGCCGTATCAGC TGATTCTGTTCGATGAAACCGATCTTCCGATCCGCGTCGTTCGATCGGCCTacgggggcggtggcggaggaggtGATTTTGGGGGTCTGAGTGGTAGCGCGGCCAACGCCGCTGCGCAGTCCTTCAACCAGGGTGGTGGTTTCGGAGGCTTCGGAGGaggtggccacg gTGGTGGCTTCGGAGGACTTTCCGGGTCGGCGGCATCGGCCGGATCACAGTCCTTCACGcagggcggcg gtggtggccacggaggTGGTGGCTTCGGAGGACTTTCCGGGTCGGCGGCAAACGCCGCTTCGCAGTCGTTTTCGcagggcggtg GTGAAAGCCGTGTCACTCGTCAGCTGCACGGTGGCGGATTTGGTGCCTCCGGTTCGGCAGCAAACGCTGGAGCACAGTCGTTCAACCAGGGAGGTGGCTTCGGGCATGGTGGCTTCCCCGGACACGGTGGTGGCTTCGGAGGATTCTCTGGCTCGGCAGCATCAGCCGGTAGCCAGTCGTTCACCCAGGGCGGTGGACACGGTGGATTCGGTGGATCGGGTTCGGCAGCTTCTGCCGGTAGCCAGTCCTTCACCCAAGGAGCCGGCGGATTccccggtggcttcggtggtggtctctCCGGATCAGCCGCCAATGCCGGTGCTCAGTCCTTCGGAGGATAA
- the LOC131210054 gene encoding uncharacterized protein LOC131210054, whose protein sequence is MTVTGASGSAVMLPHVALAFVVIAFGHHVAAYSTFNINQYPQAQVNAWNQACRSFQAQAFATQAQQNQFFSNMFPAVQLPPLPFADLCSQTGYGFGGSGVAAGAGAGGGSSFNNRFGGNDGGYGGGQGVSISTSTNGLGQGGTVVSHYGNGGSTSNYIPHGQPGNYGGGGAGVGFGNRFGGTGQGVSVSSFGTGNGGGFASANRFGGSSDGHGGSTYYASTGNGGGTVSSFSPNGGSFASASRFGGGSGGFGGGYGGGYGGAGNGVSVGSSVSSTSNGGHGGSVQTSVYKHHY, encoded by the exons ATGACCGTCACaggtgcttccggttccgccgttATGTTGCCACACGTGGCGCTGGCTTTCGTGGTGATCGCGTTCGGTCACCATGTCG CCGCTTACAGTACGTTCAACATCAACCAGTACCCGCAGGCGCAGGTGAATGCCTGGAACCAGGCGTGCCGTAGCTTCCAGGCGCAAGCATTCGCTACGCAGGCGCAGCAGAATCAGTTCTTCTCGAACATGTTCCCGGCGGTACAGCTGCCGCCGCTACCGTTCGCCGATTTGTGCTCCCAGACCGGATATGGGTTCGGTGGATCTGGGGTCGCTGCCGGGGCTGGAGCCGGTGGAGGAAGCTCCTTCAACAATCGCTTCGGCGGTAACGATGGTGGCTATGGCGGCGGACAGGGTGTTAGTATCAGCACTAGTACCAATGGTTTGGGCCAAGGCGGTACCGTGGTGTCCCACTACGGCAATGGAGGGTCCACTTCCAACTACATCCCTCACGGACAGCCAGGAAACTATGGAGGTGGTGGAGCAGGCGTTGGTTTCGGCAACCGATTCGGCGGAACGGGCCAAGGAGTCAGTGTTTCCAGCTTTGGCACTGGCAACGGAGGTGGGTTCGCTTCGGCCAACAGATTCGGAGGATCTTCCGATGGACACGGCGGTTCCACGTACTATGCATCGACCGGTAATGGCGGAGGCACCGTCAGCTCGTTCAGTCCCAACGGAGGAAGCTTTGCTTCGGCCTCCCGGTTCGGTGGAGGAAGTGGTGGCTTTGGTGGTGGCTATGGCGGTGGGTACGGCGGTGCAGGCAACGGTGTATCTGTCGGATCCAGTGTGTCCTCTACCAGCAACGGTGGTCACGGGGGATCGGTTCAGACCAGCGTCTACAAGCACCACTACTGA
- the LOC131208652 gene encoding glutamate--cysteine ligase, whose amino-acid sequence MGLLSEGSPLSWDETKALAQHVREHGIEQFINLFARLKDRQGDVLKWGDEVEYIIVRFDDEKRRVQVSLRAQDILAQLNEKEAADPQGVKSLWRPEYGAYMIEGTPGKPYGGLLAHFNVVEANMRYRRMEVAALLPDNEMVMSITSFPRLGCPGFTFPLAVPTPDDEACAARSNFFPDEAIFPGHPRFKTLTRNIRQRRGEKVSIDLPIFPDRNTKTPVEGSIPAKPNHVHMDAMGFGMGCCCLQLTFQACNISEARTLYDQLTPMCPIMLALTAASPVYRGFLTDVDCRWNVISASVDCRTAEERGEVPLKNDRFRIYKSRYDSIDSYLSPAGEKYNDVPLVLDEALYKRLREGDIDHLLAQHIAHLFIRDSVSLFSEKVHQNDREDTDHFENIQSTNWQTMRFKPPPPNSPIGWRVEFRPCEAQLTDFENAAIVCFVVLLTRVILSYQLDFLIPISKVDENMQTSQKRGAVLTEKFWFKKNITALGGTAAAATDGSSVPAAPQPQNGIDTGEDEYELMTIDQIISGKGTFPGLVPLINSYLGSMDVDADTHCTIQQYLKLIQKRASGELMTTASWIRKQVVTHPEYKNDSVVGEGICYDLLRKARDIQDGVVACPELLGNNISSKTTDSIPVAIEKHLTKHC is encoded by the exons ATGGGTTTGCTGAGCGAAGGAAGTCCCCTGTCGTGGGACGAAACGAAGGCGCTGGCGCAGCATGTCCGCGAGCACGGCATCGAGCAGTTTATCAATCTGTTCGCGCGGCTTAAGGACCGCCAGGGCGATGTGCTGAAGTGGGGCGACGAGGTTGAGTACATCATCGTGCGTTTCGACGACGAGAAACGCCGGGTTCAAGTGTCCCTCCGGGCGCAAGACATTCTGGCGCAACTGAATGAAAAAGAGGCTGCCGATCCCCAAG GTGTGAAATCGCTGTGGCGCCCGGAATACGGTGCGTACATGATCGAGGGAACGCCTGGCAAACCGTACGGGGGGCTGTTAGCCCACTTCAACGTGGTGGAGGCAAACATGCGCTACCGGCGCATGGAGGTGGCCGCCCTACTGCCGGACAACGAGATGGTCATGTCGATCACCAGCTTTCCGCGCCTCGGTTGTCCGGGATTCACGTTTCCCCTGGCCGTACCGACACCGGACGATGAGGCGTGTGCAGCGCGTTCCAATTTTTTCCCTGACGAAGCCATCTTTCCGGGGCACCCGCGGTTCAAGACGCTCACGCGCAACATTCGCCAACGGCGCGGTGAGAAGGTGTCAATCGATCTACCAATCTTCCCCGACCGCAATACGAAAACGCCGGTCGAGGGAAGCATCCCGGCGAAGCCGAACCACGTGCACATGGATGCGATGGGCTTTGGGATGGGGTGCTGCTGTCTGCAGCTCACGTTCCAGGCGTGCAACATTAGCGAAGCGCGCACCCTCTACGATCAACTGACTCCGATGTGTCCGATAATGCTTGCCCTCACGGCCGCCAGCCCCGTGTACCGAGGGTTTCTGACCGATGTGGACTGCCGGTGGAACGTGATATCGGCTTCGGTCGATTGCCGAACGGCGGAGGAACGGGGCGAGGTACCGCTGAAGAACGATCGCTTCCGGATCTACAAATCGCGCTACGATTCCATCGATTCGTACCTCTCACCGGCTGGTGAAAA ATACAACGATGTGCCTTTGGTGTTGGATGAAGCACTCTACAAGCGGCTCCGCGAGGGCGATATTGATCATCTGCTGGCGCAGCACATTGCGCACCTCTTCATCCGCGATTCGGTGTCGCTGTTTAGCGAGAAGGTGCACCAGAACGATCGCGAGGATACGGATCACTTCGAGAACATTCAGTCGACCAACTGGCAAACGATGCGCTTcaagccaccgccacccaacTCACCGATCGGCTGGCGGGTCGAGTTCCGGCCGTGCGAAGCGCAGTTGACCGACTTTGAGAATGCGGCGATCGTGTGCTTCGTCGTGCTGCTGACGCGTGTCATACTCTCGTACCAGCTCGATTTCCTCATTCCGATCAGCAAGGTGGACGAAAATATGCAAACCTCGCAGAAACGGGGCGCCGTGCTGACGGAGAAGTTTTGGTTCAAGAAAAACATTACCGCCCTCGGGGGAACAGCGGCCGCCGCAACGGACGGTAGCAGCgttccagcagcaccgcagcCCCAGAATGGGATCGACACCGGCGAGGACGAGTATGAGCTGATGACGATCGATCAGATCATCAGCGGAAAGGGCACCTTCCCGGGGCTGGTGCCATTGATCAACAGCTACCTCGGCTCGATGGATGTGGATGCCGACACGCACTGCACCATCCAGCAGTACCTGAAGCTGATACAGAAGCGTGCCTCCGGCGAGCTAATGACCACCGCCAGCTGGATCCGGAAACAGGTCGTCACGCACCCGGAGTACAA AAATGATTCCGTCGTCGGTGAAGGCATTTGCTACGATTTGCTGCGTAAAGCGAGGGACATTCAGGACGGTGTGGTCGCCTGCCCGGAACTGCTCGGCAACAATATCAGCTCGAAAACCACCGACAGCATTCCGGTCGCCATCGAGAAACACCTCACGAAGCATTGTTaa
- the LOC131207311 gene encoding uncharacterized protein LOC131207311, translating to MDPGQRLGGFGAGSSAGSQSFSSSGSFGGSGAGSAAGASSQSVGHQQPMHGTVGTESSGSAHTEHGPGHGGLGTTSSAAGSSSQSGGHSGPDHAGSASGAGAQSQSTSSGHGMGAGTGPSPTGGGRHTEVNIGNGPGDNFGVRISTDESADGTVKRSESEAWVWKS from the coding sequence ATGGACCCGGGGCAGCGCCTAGGAGGGTTCGGTGCCGGATCGTCCGCCGGTTCCCAGTCGTTTTCGAGCAGCGGATCGTTCGGTGGTTCCGGCGCAGGAAGTGCCGCCGGTGCCAGTTCGCAATCggttggccaccagcagccaaTGCACGGGACGGTCGGTACCGAGAGCTCCGGATCGGCACACACTGAGCACGGGCCGGGTCACGGAGGTTTGGGCACGACATCGAGCGCTGCCGGAAGCTCCAGTCAATCGGGTGGCCACAGCGGTCCTGACCACGCCGGTAGTGCCAGCGGTGCCGGAGCTCAGTCGCAAAGCACCTCCTCCGGTCACGGCATGGGCGCTGGAACCGGACCTTCACCGACCGGTGGAGGACGCCATACGGAGGTGAACATTGGCAATGGGCCCGGCGACAACTTCGGAGTGCGCATCAGCACCGACGAGTCGGCCGACGGTACCGTCAAGaggagcgaaagcgaagccTGGGTGTGGAAGAGCTGA
- the LOC131210440 gene encoding uncharacterized protein LOC131210440 has protein sequence MKTMVCALVLAAVLAVANSAPYQIAYLVPVDAPVVRVARSPQFGGSAANAGAQSFNQGGGFPGGFGGGFSGSAANAASQSFTQGGGFPGGFGGGLSGSAASAGAQSFSGGAGGFPGFGGFSGSAANAGAQSFSG, from the exons ATGAAAACCATGGTTTGTGCCCTCGTCCTGGCCGCAGTCCTGGCCGTTGCCAACAGTGCCCCGTACCAAA TTGCCTACCTGGTTCCGGTCGATGCTCCGGTAGTGCGAGTAGCTCGCTCGCCACAGTTCGGAGGTAGCGCGGCCAACGCTGGTGCGCAGTCCTTCAACCAGGGCGGTGGTTTCCCCGGTGGCTTCGGAGGTGGATTCTCTGGATCGGCTGCTAACGCGGCCTCGCAGTCGTTCACCCAGGGCGGCGGATTCCCCGGTGGTTTCGGCGGTGGTCTCTCCGGATCTGCTGCATCGGCCGGAGCGCAGTCGTtctccggtggtgccggtggcttccCCGGATTCGGTGGATTCTCTGGTTCCGCTGCCAACGCCGGTGCCCAGTCCTTCAGCGGTTAA